The following proteins are encoded in a genomic region of Oryza brachyantha chromosome 11, ObraRS2, whole genome shotgun sequence:
- the LOC102705763 gene encoding protein MICRORCHIDIA 6-like, producing MDAEQDIKPLFLPIPINSIPGGHSGFSAFQLLAPAPAAAAASLDQRGTRGAAAVQRQQHQQQQEAVICVLNRAASQPPEEEGEGGGGGDLRRRPGESRVGDSAHRPSLEAAVPPRISKRFWSAGEYDVAGGSSPVQPPRNLQNRMCVHPKFLHSNATSHKWPFGAVAELLDNAVDEIKTGATRIIVDKVVNNCNGSPALLVQDDGGGMDPDSLRRCMSFGYSDKQSGSSIGQYGNGFKTSTMRLGADAIVFSRCMKNSVPTQSIGLLSYTFLAETDQKDVVVPLVDYKYSLLTGEAEPYYRLGPDQFSSNLSVLLKWSPFATEEQLLQNFCDIGPHGTKILVFNLWSNDDGDLELDFDIDDKDIRISGAPKTAETNNAAKAMNESHLANQLRYSLRVYASVLYLKLPEYFKIVLRGQEVKHQYIASELRHYQCIRYIPQTYGKKEEKVDTTIGFLDGAPTISIHGFSIYHKNRLILPFRRVLSTASSKGRRVAGVLEADFIRPTHDKQDFEKSHLYQKLINRLKEMTTEYWDLYSPLIGYHKVPRAASGSPACRALVPTLSGTAATSTSSSSSEQIPADHHVLAHVPSNPNITHHNPVPIAFCAHPGGSNAVFSQPGMQITGSATMATGTNLADTNLADTRKRKLEPLVQMDGPLTKHSKYDSVVNTVEASNQICQYMGERELNEFSFLKQENVLLRQECSEFELAERDLLLKEQKLRLELEQAEAQYKSLLKEFISVPAPVRTPRR from the exons ATGGACGCGGAGCAAGACATCAAACCTTTGTTCCTCCCCATTCCCATCAATTCCATCCCGGGAGGCCACAGTGGGTTCAGCGCCTTCCAGCTGCTggcaccggcaccggcggcggccgcggcgtcaCTGGATCAGCGTGGCACACGAGGAGCAGCAGCCGTGCAGAGgcagcagcaccagcagcagcaggaggcggTCATCTGCGTCCTGAACCGAGCCGCATCCCAACCGCCGGAGGAagaaggcgaaggcggcggcggcggcgatctgAGGCGCCGCCCGGGCGAGAGCCGTGTCGGGGACTCAGCGCATCGGCCGTCTCTCGAGGCCGCCGTGCCGCCAAGGATCAGCAAGAGGTTCTGGAGCGCCGGCGAGTACGACGTGGCCGGCGGGAGCTCGCCGGTGCAGCCGCCAAGAA ATCTGCAGAACCGGATGTGCGTCCACCCAAAATTCCTCCACTCGAACGCGACTTCGCATAAATGGCCATTTGGAG CTGTTGCAGAGTTACTGGACAATGCTGTCGACGAG atCAAAACTGGTGCTACGAGAATTATCGTGGACAAAGTCGTTAACAACTGTAACGGATCACCAGCTTTACTAGTTCAAG ATGATGGTGGAGGCATGGATCCAGATTCGCTGAGGCGTTGCATGAGCTTTGGATACTCCGATAAACAGTCAGGCTCTTCGATCGGACAAT ATGGAAATGGATTCAAGACTAGCACAATGCGGTTAGGCGCAGATGCCATTGTTTTCAGCCGCTGCATGAAGAACAG CGTGCCTACACAATCCATTGGTCTTCTCTCTTACACTTTCTTAGCTGAAACTGACCAGAAGGATGTTGTTGTTCCCCTG GTGGATTACAAGTACAGCTTGTTGACTGGAGAGGCTGAGCCATATTATCGGCTTGGTCCTGATCAGTTTTCCTCAAACCTTTCTGTTCTGTTGAAATGGTCCCCTTTTGCAACTGAAGAACAACTGCTGCAGAAT TTCTGTGACATTGGTCCACATGGAACAAAGATTTTAGTCTTCAACTTGTGGTCGAATGATGATGGTGATCTAGAGCTTGATTTCGATATTGATGACAAG gATATTCGGATCAGTGGTGCTCCAAAGACAGCAGAAACAAATAATGCTGCAAAAGCAATGAATGAAAGCCATTTGGCAAATCAGCTACGCTATTCCCTTAGG GTCTATGCTTCTGTCCTGTATTTGAAACTACCTGAATACTTCAAAATCGTACTCCGAGGACAAGAAGTTAAGCACCAGTACATTGCATCTGAACTCAGACATTACCAATGCATTAGATATATCCCTCAAACCTATGGGAAAAAAGAG GAGAAGGTGGATACAACCATTGGATTTCTAGATGGTGCTCCAACTATCAGCATCCACGGATTTAGCATATACCACAAGAATCGCCTTATATTG CCTTTTCGCCGAGTTTTGAGTACTGCAAGTAGCAAAGGCAGACGCGTTGCTGGAGTATTAGAGGCGGACTTTATCAGGCCTACTCATGACAAGCAGGACTTCGAGAAGTCACATCTCTATCAGAAGTTAATAAACCGATTGAAAGAAATGACGACTGAGTACTG GGATTTATACAGTCCTCTGATTGGGTACCATAAGGTGCCCCGTGCAGCTTCTGGCTCTCCTGCTTGTCGGGCACTTGTGCCAACTCTGTCAGGCACAGCTGCTACTtctacatcatcatcatcatcagagcAGATTCCAGCTGATCACCATGTTTTGGCTCATGTGCCTTCTAATCCCAACATTACCCATCACAATCCAGTTCCAATCGCCTTTTGTGCCCATCCTGGTGGATCAAATGCTGTATTCTCCCAGCCAGGAATGCAGATCACTGGATCAGCAACTATGGCAACTGGCACTAACCTAGCAGATACAAACCTAGCAGAtacaaggaaaagaaaactagaACCTCTTGTCCAGATGGATGGTCCCTTGACAAAGCATAGTAAATATGATTCGGTGGTCAACACTGTGGAGGCAAGTAACCAG ATATGCCAGTACATGGGAGAACGAGAGTTGAATGAATTCTCCTTCTTGAAGCAAGAGAATGTACTACTGCGTCAAGA GTGTTCGGAATTTGAGTTGGCAGAGAGGGACCTCTTGCTCAAG GAACAGAAGCTACGACTTGAACTTGAGCAGGCGGAGGCACAGTACAAGAGCCTTCTGAAGGAATTCATATCGGTGCCTGCTCCTGTCAGGACACCTAGACGATAG
- the LOC102710445 gene encoding adenosylhomocysteinase, with translation MALSVEKTSSGREYKVKDLSQADFGRLEIELAEVEMPGLMACRAEFGPSQPFKGARISGSLHMTIQTAVLIETLTALGAEVRWCSCNIFSTQDHAAAAIARDSAAVFAWKGETLEEYWWCTERCLDWGVGGGPDLIVDDGGDATLLIHEGVKAEEEFEKTGKVPNPDSTDNAEFKIVLTIIRDGLKSDPSKYRKMKERLVGVSEETTTGVKRLYQMQETGALLFPAINVNDSVTKSKFDNLYGCRHSLPDGLMRATDVMIAGKVAVVCGYGDVGKGCAAALKQAGARVIVTEIDPICALQALMEGLQVLTLEDVVSEADIFVTTTGNKDIIMVDHMRKMKNNAIVCNIGHFDNEIDMLGLETYPGVKRITIKPQTDRWVFPETNTGIIVLAEGRLMNLGCATGHPSFVMSCSFTNQVIAQLELWNEKSTGKYEKKVYVLPKHLDEKVAALHLGKLGARLTKLTKSQADYISVPVEGPYKPAHYRY, from the exons atGGCGCTCTCCGTGGAGAAGACCTCGTCGGGGAGGGAGTACAAGGTGAAGGACCTCTCCCAGGCCGACTTTGGGCGGCTGGAGATCGAGCTGGCGGAGGTGGAGATGCCCGGCCTCATGGCGTGCCGCGCCGAGTTCGGCCCCTCCCAGCCGTTCAAGGGCGCCCGGATCTCGGGCTCCCTCCACATGACCATCCAGACCGCCGTCCTCATCGAGACCCTCACCGCCCTCGGCGCCGAGGTGCGCTGGTGCTCCTGCAACATCTTCTCCACGCAggaccacgccgccgccgccatcgccaggGACTCCGCCGCGGTGTTCGCGTGGAAGGGGGAGACCCTCGAGGAGTACTGGTGGTGCACCGAGCGCTGCCTCGACtggggcgtcggcggcggccccgACCTcatcgtcgacgacggcggtgacgcCACGCTGCTCATCCACGAGGGTGTcaaggccgaggaggagttcgAGAAGACCGGCAAGGTCCCCAACCCGGACTCCACCGACAACGCCGAGTTCAAGATCGTTCTCACCATCATCCGCGACGGCCTCAAGTCCGACCCCAGCAAGTACCGCAAGATGAAGGAGAGGCTCGTCGGCGTCTCCGAGGAGACCACCACCGGTGTCAAGAGGCTCTACCAGATGCAGGAGACCGGAGCCCTCCTCTTCCCCGCCATTAACGTCAACGACTCCGTCACCAAGAGCAAG TTTGACAACCTGTACGGTTGCCGCCACTCTCTCCCTGATGGTCTCATGAGGGCCACTGATGTTATGATTGCTGGCAAGGTTGCCGTGGTGTGTGGGTATGGTGATGTTGGCAAGGGCTGTGCTGCTGCTCTCAAGCAGGCTGGTGCCCGTGTCATCGTGACTGAGATTGACCCCATCTGTGCCCTCCAAGCCCTGATGGAGGGTCTCCAGGTCCTCACCTTGGAGGATGTTGTCTCAGAGGCTGACATCTTCGTGACCACCACTGGCAACAAGGACATTATCATGGTTGACCACATGAGGAAGATGAAGAACAATGCCATTGTTTGCAACATTGGTCACTTTGACAATGAGATTGACATGCTCGGCCTTGAGACCTACCCTGGTGTCAAGCGCATCACCATCAAGCCTCAGACTGACCGCTGGGTCTTCCCTGAGACCAACACTGGCATCATTGTCCTTGCTGAGGGTCGTCTCATGAACCTTGGGTGTGCGACTGGCCACCCCAGCTTTGTCATGTCCTGTTCGTTCACTAACCAG GTCATTGCTCAGCTTGAGCTGTGGAATGAGAAGAGCACTGGCAAGTATGAGAAGAAGGTGTATGTTCTTCCCAAGCACCTCGACGAGAAGGTGGCCGCCCTCCACTTGGGCAAGCTTGGTGCTAGGCTGACCAAGCTCACCAAGTCCCAGGCTGACTACATCAGTGTTCCAGTTGAGGGTCCCTACAAGCCCGCACACTACCGGTACTAG